The Musa acuminata AAA Group cultivar baxijiao chromosome BXJ1-8, Cavendish_Baxijiao_AAA, whole genome shotgun sequence genomic sequence ACATGTAACATGGTGCATGCTGATCTGATTAATCTGGTCTATTTTTCTAGCTATTGTCTAAATCCATATTTTCAAGCAAGAAAAGGTGGACTATGCTCCTAAATCAGACGGAGAAATTTACATCGAATCTAGTCAGGGATCAACAAGAGCTCCTTGAAGGCAATAGCACATCAGAGTCAAAAAGATAAAGTAGACAGGGAGCAGCAGATAAGCATACCCTTTATTATTGCACACTGCTGTTGATTGCCAGTTGCCTTTGTAAAGCTACATATGCTTGTAGCCGCTGTTGCTTTGTCTGTTTCCCCCAAAGCGTAAGTCTGCTCCAAAATGACTAGAATTAGCTCTTTCTACAGGGCAAGGGTCCTCTCCATTTAATGGATATTTATATTGGCAATGGGCCGCCGAGAATCAAAGTGATGCACAGCCCACCACAACTTCATGGGAACTATCACTAATGGTTGATTTACACTTGCTAATTCCTGTTAATTACATAAAAACCTACAATATATATGGCAATTGCATGATCAAGCTTAAGCGATATTTACCTTGACTGATGAATTAACTTGTGGGCGATCATGAATGGAACTCTGGAACAGTGCTTTCCACTGTTCCAACTGCTGTTATATCTTGGACAAAGAAGTCAGAAGTTCTTATCATTTCATCACATTGCTGCAGTTTCTGTATCAGGAAGCAACTGTCTGACTTAAAAAAGAAAGATGATAATGGCCAGGCAGAAGTTCTTATCATTTCATCACATTGCTGCAGTTTCGGTATCAGGAAGCAACTGTCACTGGCAATCATGAGCCTCAGGACACAGATAAAATTACATAATGAATTTTGATCTGTCATTATCCAAAAATGAACATGCTCATCATTATTTTTGCGAGAAACCATCTGAGGTAAATAAAGGAAGAGTGAGGCATGGAATAAATGAGAATTGCCCCTTCTTTTAAGAATCCAAGCAGACGGGCAAGTGATAATGGCCAGGCAGTAGTGCTCTGCACCCTTGGATCAAAAAGAagaatatatagctcaattcttaCCATTTATCATTGTCAGTTACATGTTCCTTCCAGCAACACATGAATGATTCCTGGAGATGTTTATCAGCAAGCTAGCTGACCATATCTCAGCTTTTTCCGTAAGTACTTTCCATTACAAAAGGATATCACTTCTTCTTTACAGTCGCCCTCTTCCctctccaaacaaattgattagcAGCTTCGTGTCATCCAGATCATTATGATTTGATAGAACTTGTAAGAATGCAATATTGAGTTACATCTTATAACGACTGTTTTACTTAGTGAAGACCATTGACAACACCTGGTCGGTACTCTCCAATTCCAAGAAGATCCTAAGCAAAATAAGCTCTTGTTAATTAGAATTGAAAATAATGGACTCAGCCACTAATCATCACATTTTTGAAGTATTTATTACTGATAAAACAGTAGCCTAGTGTTTTCTTGAACTCCCACCTTTTTATAACTACTGGAGTGACAATTTTACAGGgagaaacaaaaaaggaaaacagaaattgTTTGAGCTAAGatgtgaaaacaaggatcaaaactCATTCCAGATGTGAAAGCACGCAATATATGGATTCTAATTCTAAGTAAAGATACTACTGAGTtaccatttctttttctttttggttgaCTAGAAGTTTATGCAACCAGTTTATTCACATACTTATTCCACACTTTCATCAGTTGAACCTTCATACTAAGTTATCATCGCATAACTGTTAAACTAATTGTGGCAATGACAGGAATTGCCAAGCATATATACTGAAAATAGCAAGGTACTTACTTGGCAAGCTTTATTTTTAGCTCGAGTTTCAGCTGTACTAGGAATGTCATGGTTTGGTTTCAAAAACTTCTTCTCACGCCGGTCACATGAACCCCAGCCATCTGCGAACCTGCCGCATCTAGAATCAAGAACAGGGGAGAAGACATCAAGACTAAGAACAGGATTGATGAATCAAACAAAGTACAAGCCAGTAAAATAGTTAGTTTCTTGGGACAGGACATACTGCATATATGCACGAACAACAAATTCAGCACGCTGAACATTCCTGTTCTCATCAAACTCAATGGACTTGTCTCTAATTTCAAATGAGAGATTGAAGAAAAATGAAATCTTTCTCCATCCTGAAAAGAAAGATGAGATTAAAATTGTTAGAGATATGATAAGAAGCCTAGTTAAAATAACTAAAGGATATTCCGTCTACCTGACTTCTTAATAAAAGGATTCCCGTGTATCATGGTGTAGTCGGATTTTTCTAAAATCTGGAACAAAAAAATATACAGAAAGTAAGTATTCAGAAGCAATAGTTACAGTGTGAGTAACAGCCATTTCTCATAGTTAAAAAGATTAATCCTGAAATATTAGACTCGTAGCACCGACGGGGTTTTGAAAGCCTACTTTGGAAAGAAAGATTAGGccttcaaattaaggtaattctAGTTTGATTTTGATGCAGCATTTGTAGTTCTATGTCATTGTCATCGAGTCATCGACACTGACACATATATAAGAAAAGTGAATCGATTAATTCCTTAGTGATCAGGAACAACTTAGGTATGTAGTTGAAAACCGAGACGTACTACTATCAGCTAAAGCATACAACTACCGAAGAGATCGTTCAATCAGAAGCAAAGATGATTGCAAGAAAAATCTAGAACAAGACGTGCCATCTCGATGTAAGGAAGAGCAAGCAGAAAGAAACAAGAATTTACCGCCATTGCTGTGTTCTGGTAGTGCTTAAACGAAGACACCGAAGGGAACCGGCCACCCAAGCTGTGGCTCATGTTCTCCTTTTCCTCACTCTTCCATCCCTCAGGAGGTGGGCTCTCCACCACCGGACTCCCCGACTTCGCCACGAACCTTGCCTGATCCGGCGACCGATAAGACGGTGACGGGACTGCCACCACCGGCGGCCGCTGCGGATGCCTGACGACGACCATCCGGCGCTCGTCTACCACCGTCCCAGATTCCACGAACCTCGCCATCTTGCGGGGCCGGAGATGGTCCCAGTGCTCCTCCTGCACCACCTCCCCGTCCGCCGGAACCCTAGCCACCTCGCCTGTCACGCGCAGTTGCCTAGGGTTTCTGAACGACTTCGATCCCATCGGAGACGGGCTAAAGGCGAGGGGGTTGGGGTTCTTGAGGGGGACGAGGGGATTCCGGGATCGTGAGGCGGCAGCGGTGTCGATCACGGCCCAGAGCTCGGCGTCGTCGAGATCGGGATCGTCCATGGGGAAGTGGAGGCCGGAGGGCGGAGCCCCGGCCGACATATGCGTTGGTGGGGACAGCGGAAGAGTTGAGCGATCGCGGAGGCGGCGGGGGTTTTCGAATTTGAAACAGGAGGGCGAGGCGGTCACATTCGCTCAAACCTTGGCTTTTAGAATTGGGAAGAGATCTGATCCGACGGTCGAGATTTCTCGATCATCAGATTAAAGAACATCAGAACCGCGCATCAACTCTTATTATTCGCAAATGCCTCTCGGTAATTGTTATTTTCATAATAGGTCGTAAAACAAACCTCTTCGGAGATTACTATTTGCAATTTTTTACTATACGTAAtatttatttgtattttttttaatgaatgctaatatcatctttttatttttcctcGAATGCTAATAGCATAATGAAATCAACTGTCACCTCCAATTGTACTATATCAACTGTCGAGAATCATATCGCATGGGTATCAGCGATATTGATAACGATAACGAACAAAGATACATTACAATTAGTGATGAATAGTATTCATGACGAGGAGAGTTCACAATAAAATTAGAGattatagaagaaaaaaaatcgatAATACTTAAAttgtaaataatttattatttttaaagagaTTATGGTTAGTAAAGATTATTAATAGTAAAAAGGAACCATGAATAATAAACTTCTCACTAATTTCATTTatacatatttttaataatataatatgagTACTAAGTGCTAACCACTCTGCTATCGTTTCCTAATCTTCATTTAAACGAGTTATGGTGAATATCCCAAATCACCAACTAAACATGATTGACTTTGACCTCTTTAGCTCTGACTAGAAGGCACCAACGACACAAGAATCTTTGATCGTCTCGTCCTTTAATGAGACAGGATTTAGTTTTGACCTCTTGGCTTTGACCACAACAAGCCATCGAGATCTCCTCCCCATCTCCCAACCTTATCTCCACAGCGCACCGTCGACATGTTCTTTGTCATGGAGCTCACGGACGACGACGGAGTCGGCAGGAGTAACAAGCCAAGAGAGTCAAAGTGGGGGCTGTCTGCCTCGCCTAACCaagcgcagcagaagcatggagGAAGAGGCCGAGTTCTCTCACATCGAGACAGAGCTCTCATGCATGCAGCTGCGCCCACCAGTACTGTCTAGCTTTCATCTGTGATTTCAACGATGGCCTGTTCATGCATGATATCGACTACTACTGCACCACAGGCAAATGGGCGGATGGCAACGAACTTAATGTAGATGGAGAGTTTGGGGATCAACAGATGCTGCTCTTGAATTATTTCTGCTGCTTGTTTCGATCCTGGCTTCAACATCCGTGGTCTTTCAGGTCATTCTCGTGAGGTGGGCCTGCAAGATGATTCAATCATTCGAGGCCGAGACTGCTGCTGCAAGTGGCAGCCCTCCCTTTGACATCTCTGCTCATTCTTCTTCCTTCCCAAGGAAAAGACAATGCAGAAGAAGACACACAAAAGTAACAAAGTCTAAGCTTTTCTTTTCCCGCAGATTAAACTACATTACTTGCCAATTCCGAATAATTCTACataaatataatttcataatGTGAGAGTCACGGGATGAGATTCGTGATGTGCTAGTGGGAAAGCTTTGCCACTGCTCTTCAACAACCATTCTTTTGTTGCTATCTAACCATGTCATTAATCTATGAGGCTCATGCTTGACTTCTT encodes the following:
- the LOC135680559 gene encoding uncharacterized protein LOC135680559 gives rise to the protein MSAGAPPSGLHFPMDDPDLDDAELWAVIDTAAASRSRNPLVPLKNPNPLAFSPSPMGSKSFRNPRQLRVTGEVARVPADGEVVQEEHWDHLRPRKMARFVESGTVVDERRMVVVRHPQRPPVVAVPSPSYRSPDQARFVAKSGSPVVESPPPEGWKSEEKENMSHSLGGRFPSVSSFKHYQNTAMAILEKSDYTMIHGNPFIKKSGWRKISFFFNLSFEIRDKSIEFDENRNVQRAEFVVRAYMQCGRFADGWGSCDRREKKFLKPNHDIPSTAETRAKNKACQDLLGIGEYRPGVVNGLH